One genomic segment of Sphaerodactylus townsendi isolate TG3544 linkage group LG07, MPM_Stown_v2.3, whole genome shotgun sequence includes these proteins:
- the ANKRD55 gene encoding ankyrin repeat domain-containing protein 55 isoform X1, which produces MDFSASSVFDQQKGDSAEEIDLTLVYQAAANGDVNNLTAVIREDPSILECCDSEGCTPLMHSVSGRQLDTVKLLLKMGANINTQDARGRTSLSLATYLGWLEGCVSLLRNGAKQNIPDKNGRLPLHAATADPNVRLLSVLLQQSDLSEINHQDAEGMTSLHWAAFHNRPHHVQILLQKGADPTLVDKDFKTALHWGVQSGNRILCSIILSHHQGPSIINYDDENGKTCLHIAAAAGYSDIISELAKVPECNLQALDVDDRTPLHWAAAAGKADCVKVLLQLGVESSPRDINENTPLTYAMYCGHTACIKLLSQENRLELVHQVSPQNNKFSKKESRFSMLNQIFSCKNKKNDQKANQKDKTRDRTLREESSEVDDIITTFDCIMDASYKGSSEECVVAVDLKRRSTDTKKYLISENSPPDCCSLPPIRAQSLPPITVNHPFLTSSPMTTSMSLGTDARHFAHCSQKSRSEHNLSEQRNSQQTLDNTWEIDANQILTHKIWTVMPSDNKLVDGLFPERSSRVLFCPPYLPRLPNAPSGKHFLQATLEQPKVKDLIPVRKTLAPLLNHCVQKVPLPLGQVSEDGKESKSLFLNALRTANSVLPSALTTKFQKTGLPQSYLLHSLPVLSQEPLRTSRVLPSIPRQKRSGLRGEALSQTHNTSNKDN; this is translated from the exons GTGATTCAGCTGAAGAAATTGACCTGACTCTGGTATACCAAGCAGCAGCCAACGGGGATGTTAATAACCTGACTGCTGTTATTCGTGAAGATCCTTCCATACTAGAATGCTGTGACAGTGAGG gGTGTACACCACTGATGCATTCAGTCTCAGGACGTCAACTAGACACTGTGAAGTTGTTGCTGAAGATGGGAGCAAACATCAACACACAAGATGCCCGCGGGCGCACCAGTCTTTCTTTAGCAACCTACCTg GGGTGGCTTGAGGGCTGTGTCAGCCTGCTGAGAAACGGTGCCAAACAGAACATCCCTGATAAAAATGGAAGACTGCCACTACACGCTGCCACTGCCGATCCCAATGTCAG GCTTTTATCTGTGCTGCTACAACAATCTGATTTGAGTGAAATTAACCATCAGGATGCTGAG GGGATGACATCACTTCACTGGGCTGCGTTCCATAATCGACCCCATCATGTGCAAATACTGCTTCAAAAAGGAGCTGATCCAACATTGGTGGACAAAGATTTTAAAACTGCTCTTCATTGGGGGGTACAG AGTGGAAACCGGATCCTGTGTTCTATCATCCTGAGCCACCATCAGGGCCCATCAATAATCAACTACGACGATGAGAATGGGAAGACCTGCCTTCACATTGCCGCGGCTGCAGGATACAGTGACATTATCAGTGAGCTGGCTAAAGTCCCAGAATGCAACTTGCAAGCCCTTGACGTGGATGACAG GACACCCTTACACTgggctgcagcagcagggaaagcCGACTGTGTCAAGGTGTTGTTACAGCTGGGGGTAGAGAGCAGTCCAAGAGACATCAATGAGAACACCCCCCTGACGTATGCTATGTACTGTGGGCACACAGCATGCATTAAACTGCTCTCCCAAGAAAACAG GCTAGAGCTAGTTCATCAAGTTTCCCCCCAGAACAATAAATTCTCAAAGAAAGAAAGTCGATTCAGTATGCTTAACCAAATCTTCTcctgcaaaaataaaaagaacgATCAGAAGGCAAACCAGAAAGACAAAACCAGAGACAGAACTCTGAGGGAAGAGAGCTCGGAAGTCGATGACATCATCACGACATTTGACTGCATTATGGATGCAAGCTACAAAGGCTCTTCTGAGGAGTGTGTCGTGGCTGTAGACTTGAAACGAAGAAGCACAGACACTAAGAAGTACCTCATCTCAGAAAATAGCCCACCAGACTGTTGTAGCCTTCCGCCAATAAGAGCCCAAAGCCTCCCACCCATTACTGTGAATCATCCTTTTTTAACGTCCTCTCCTATGACAACTTCTATGAGTTTGGGTACAGATGCCCGCCATTTTGCACATTGCTCTCAAAAAAGCAGAAGCGAACACAATTTGTCAGAACAAAGGAACAGCCAACAAACTTTGGACAACACTTGGGAAATTGACGCTAACCAAATACTTACACATAAAATCTGGACAGTCATGCCTTCTGATAATAAACTGGTAGATGGATTGTTTCCGGAAAGATCCAGTCGTGTCTTGTTTTGCCCTCCCTATCTTCCTCGCCTGCCTAATGCTCCATCAG GGAAACATTTTCTGCAGGCAACCCTAGAACAACCCAAAGTAAAAGACCTTATACCTGTGCGGAAGACCTTGGCGCCTTTATTAAACCACTGTGTTCAGAAAG TCCCGTTACCACTTGGCCAAGTTTCTGAAGACGGCAAGGAGTCAAAGTCCTTGTTTTTAAACGCCTTAAGGACTGCCAACTCAGTTCTCCCATCGGCACTTACCACAAAATTCCAAAAAACTGGACTTCCTCAGAGTTACTTACTGCATTCTTTACCTGTTCTATCACAGGAGCCTCTCCGAACAAGCAGAGTCCTGCCTTCCATCCCAAGACAGAAGAGATCAGGCCTCAGAGGGGAAGCACTCAGCCAAACTCACAACACATCAAATAAGGACAATTAg
- the ANKRD55 gene encoding ankyrin repeat domain-containing protein 55 isoform X2 produces MDFSASSVFDQQKGCTPLMHSVSGRQLDTVKLLLKMGANINTQDARGRTSLSLATYLGWLEGCVSLLRNGAKQNIPDKNGRLPLHAATADPNVRLLSVLLQQSDLSEINHQDAEGMTSLHWAAFHNRPHHVQILLQKGADPTLVDKDFKTALHWGVQSGNRILCSIILSHHQGPSIINYDDENGKTCLHIAAAAGYSDIISELAKVPECNLQALDVDDRTPLHWAAAAGKADCVKVLLQLGVESSPRDINENTPLTYAMYCGHTACIKLLSQENRLELVHQVSPQNNKFSKKESRFSMLNQIFSCKNKKNDQKANQKDKTRDRTLREESSEVDDIITTFDCIMDASYKGSSEECVVAVDLKRRSTDTKKYLISENSPPDCCSLPPIRAQSLPPITVNHPFLTSSPMTTSMSLGTDARHFAHCSQKSRSEHNLSEQRNSQQTLDNTWEIDANQILTHKIWTVMPSDNKLVDGLFPERSSRVLFCPPYLPRLPNAPSGKHFLQATLEQPKVKDLIPVRKTLAPLLNHCVQKVPLPLGQVSEDGKESKSLFLNALRTANSVLPSALTTKFQKTGLPQSYLLHSLPVLSQEPLRTSRVLPSIPRQKRSGLRGEALSQTHNTSNKDN; encoded by the exons gGTGTACACCACTGATGCATTCAGTCTCAGGACGTCAACTAGACACTGTGAAGTTGTTGCTGAAGATGGGAGCAAACATCAACACACAAGATGCCCGCGGGCGCACCAGTCTTTCTTTAGCAACCTACCTg GGGTGGCTTGAGGGCTGTGTCAGCCTGCTGAGAAACGGTGCCAAACAGAACATCCCTGATAAAAATGGAAGACTGCCACTACACGCTGCCACTGCCGATCCCAATGTCAG GCTTTTATCTGTGCTGCTACAACAATCTGATTTGAGTGAAATTAACCATCAGGATGCTGAG GGGATGACATCACTTCACTGGGCTGCGTTCCATAATCGACCCCATCATGTGCAAATACTGCTTCAAAAAGGAGCTGATCCAACATTGGTGGACAAAGATTTTAAAACTGCTCTTCATTGGGGGGTACAG AGTGGAAACCGGATCCTGTGTTCTATCATCCTGAGCCACCATCAGGGCCCATCAATAATCAACTACGACGATGAGAATGGGAAGACCTGCCTTCACATTGCCGCGGCTGCAGGATACAGTGACATTATCAGTGAGCTGGCTAAAGTCCCAGAATGCAACTTGCAAGCCCTTGACGTGGATGACAG GACACCCTTACACTgggctgcagcagcagggaaagcCGACTGTGTCAAGGTGTTGTTACAGCTGGGGGTAGAGAGCAGTCCAAGAGACATCAATGAGAACACCCCCCTGACGTATGCTATGTACTGTGGGCACACAGCATGCATTAAACTGCTCTCCCAAGAAAACAG GCTAGAGCTAGTTCATCAAGTTTCCCCCCAGAACAATAAATTCTCAAAGAAAGAAAGTCGATTCAGTATGCTTAACCAAATCTTCTcctgcaaaaataaaaagaacgATCAGAAGGCAAACCAGAAAGACAAAACCAGAGACAGAACTCTGAGGGAAGAGAGCTCGGAAGTCGATGACATCATCACGACATTTGACTGCATTATGGATGCAAGCTACAAAGGCTCTTCTGAGGAGTGTGTCGTGGCTGTAGACTTGAAACGAAGAAGCACAGACACTAAGAAGTACCTCATCTCAGAAAATAGCCCACCAGACTGTTGTAGCCTTCCGCCAATAAGAGCCCAAAGCCTCCCACCCATTACTGTGAATCATCCTTTTTTAACGTCCTCTCCTATGACAACTTCTATGAGTTTGGGTACAGATGCCCGCCATTTTGCACATTGCTCTCAAAAAAGCAGAAGCGAACACAATTTGTCAGAACAAAGGAACAGCCAACAAACTTTGGACAACACTTGGGAAATTGACGCTAACCAAATACTTACACATAAAATCTGGACAGTCATGCCTTCTGATAATAAACTGGTAGATGGATTGTTTCCGGAAAGATCCAGTCGTGTCTTGTTTTGCCCTCCCTATCTTCCTCGCCTGCCTAATGCTCCATCAG GGAAACATTTTCTGCAGGCAACCCTAGAACAACCCAAAGTAAAAGACCTTATACCTGTGCGGAAGACCTTGGCGCCTTTATTAAACCACTGTGTTCAGAAAG TCCCGTTACCACTTGGCCAAGTTTCTGAAGACGGCAAGGAGTCAAAGTCCTTGTTTTTAAACGCCTTAAGGACTGCCAACTCAGTTCTCCCATCGGCACTTACCACAAAATTCCAAAAAACTGGACTTCCTCAGAGTTACTTACTGCATTCTTTACCTGTTCTATCACAGGAGCCTCTCCGAACAAGCAGAGTCCTGCCTTCCATCCCAAGACAGAAGAGATCAGGCCTCAGAGGGGAAGCACTCAGCCAAACTCACAACACATCAAATAAGGACAATTAg